The segment TTGAACGCGGCGACATCGCAACGATCTGGAAACCCGTCCATTTGCTGGTAAGGTGCGGCCGTCGAGCCCCATCCGTCTCCGGGGCTCACGAGGAGCCTGAGATGGGAAAGTTCACGGTCACGCACGAAATCAACTGCAACGCGGAAACGTTCTGGAAGGTCTTCTTCGATAAGGACTTCAATAACAAGCTTTACAAGGAAAACCTCGGGTTTCCGGAGTTCACGATCTTGGATCAGCGCGAGACGGACGGTGACATCGTTCGCAAGGTGAAGGGCACGCCGAAGATGGAAGTGCCGGGTCCGGTCGCCAAGGTGCTCGGGTCGAACTTCGGGTACACGGAAGAGGGGAAGTTCAACAAGGCGACGAAGCTCTGGCAGTGGAAGATGATTCCGAGCACGATGGCGGAGAAACTGCGCAACGAGGGGACACTGCGCATCGAGCCCGTTGGGGATACGAAGGTGCGACGAATTGCCGAGCTCGTCGTGGAGGCCAAGATTTTTGGTGTCGGCGGGCTCATCGAGAGCAGCGCGGAGAAGCAACTGCGCGATGGTTGGGAAAAGAGCGCTCGGTTCATGAACGAGTGGCTGAAGACGCACGGCTGAGTCTGCTTGGCGGGATTGCGGTTTGAATCCTGCATGTGTCGGCGGGTATGCAAAAGGCCGATGCTGCGGGAGGAAGACTCGATCCCGAGCATGAGCCGCACGTAATCATCGTGGGCGGGGGGTTTGGCGGCTTGAATGCGGCCAAAGCATTACGCAAGGCGCCGGTTCGCATTACGCTGCTCGACCGGAAAAACCACCACCTATTCCAACCTTTGCTTTATCAAGTCGCGATGGCGGGCTTGAATCCGCCACAGATTGCGGTTCCCATTCGCCGAGTGCTCAGGAGCCAGCGAAATGTGCGCGTGCTGCTCGGGGAAGTGACGGGCATTTTGCCCGCGCAGCGCAAGGTGACGACGACGATTGGCGACATGGCGTATGATTATTTGATATTGGCGACGGGCGCGAGTCATTCGTATTTTGGTCACGACGAATGGGCACGCGTGGCCCCTGGATTGAAGAGCCTCGAAGATGCGCTCGAAATGCGAAAGCGCGTCCTTCTTGCATTCGAGCAAGCGGAATGTTGCGGGGATGCAGAGGAGAAAAAAGCGTGGCTCACGTTCGTCGTCATTGGTGGAGGTCCGACGGGTGTGGAGCTTGCGGGGACGCTTGTGGAGCTCGCGCATCGCACCATTGCGGGGGATTTTCGATCGATCGATCCGGCGTCGGCGCGCGTGATATTGCTCGAAGGGGTCGATCGCGTTTTGCCGACCTATCCTTCTTATTTGTCGCACAAAGCGAAGCGACAGCTCGAATCGCTCGGTGTTCAAGTGCAG is part of the Polyangiaceae bacterium genome and harbors:
- a CDS encoding NAD(P)/FAD-dependent oxidoreductase; translation: MQKADAAGGRLDPEHEPHVIIVGGGFGGLNAAKALRKAPVRITLLDRKNHHLFQPLLYQVAMAGLNPPQIAVPIRRVLRSQRNVRVLLGEVTGILPAQRKVTTTIGDMAYDYLILATGASHSYFGHDEWARVAPGLKSLEDALEMRKRVLLAFEQAECCGDAEEKKAWLTFVVIGGGPTGVELAGTLVELAHRTIAGDFRSIDPASARVILLEGVDRVLPTYPSYLSHKAKRQLESLGVQVQTKALVTHIDENSVSIGAEKISTKTVLWAAGVQASPLGRMLGAPVDRAGRVKVEPDLSVPGHPEVFVIGDLASFDHDGVVVPGVAPAAIQEARHVARNIERSLSKEPRLAFRYDDRGSLATIGRASAVADLGRLQLSGLVAWLAWMLIHIVFLIGFRNRLVVLFDWAYSYVTYERGARLITGNVERADARKSAAES
- a CDS encoding DUF2505 domain-containing protein; protein product: MGKFTVTHEINCNAETFWKVFFDKDFNNKLYKENLGFPEFTILDQRETDGDIVRKVKGTPKMEVPGPVAKVLGSNFGYTEEGKFNKATKLWQWKMIPSTMAEKLRNEGTLRIEPVGDTKVRRIAELVVEAKIFGVGGLIESSAEKQLRDGWEKSARFMNEWLKTHG